A single Anopheles funestus chromosome 2RL, idAnoFuneDA-416_04, whole genome shotgun sequence DNA region contains:
- the LOC125766371 gene encoding S-phase kinase-associated protein 1, which produces MPTIRLQSSDGEIFDTDVQIAKCSGTIKTMLEDLGMDEGDDEVVPLPNVNSAILRKVLQWATFHKDDPIPVEDDDSKEKRTDDISSWDADFLKVDQGTLFELILAANYLDIKGLLDVTCKTVANMIKGKTPEEIRKTFNIKNDFTPAEEEQVRKENEWCEEK; this is translated from the coding sequence ATGCCCACCATCAGACTACAATCGTCGGACGGAGAAATTTTCGACACCGATGTACAGATCGCAAAATGTTCCGGGACCATCAAAACGATGCTGGAAGACTTGGGTATGGACGAGGGTGACGATGAGGTCGTTCCGCTGCCCAACGTAAACTCCGCCATCTTGCGGAAGGTGCTACAGTGGGCCACCTTCCACAAGGATGATCCAATCCCGGTCGAAGACGACGACAGCAAAGAGAAGCGCACCGATGACATCAGCTCGTGGGATGCCGATTTCCTGAAGGTGGACCAGGGTACCCTGTTCGAACTTATACTGGCGGCAAACTATTTGGACATAAAGGGACTACTCGATGTGACGTGCAAGACGGTGGCAAACATGATCAAGGGCAAAACCCCGGAAGAGATTCGCAAAACGTTCAACATTAAGAACGATTTCACTCCGGCAGAAGAGGAACAGGTTCGCAAGGAAAATGAGTGGTGTGAGGAAAAGTAG